One genomic region from Candidatus Nanosynbacter sp. TM7-074 encodes:
- a CDS encoding CorA family divalent cation transporter — MVVGYFERRSLTEKLTQVNRMHKNGWIHLGGSFDAVRVSKALSLSTNVVRDVLDIHELPRAEFSDGVEYVFTRMPFGRTDSGKTVPFLIAISGGHYITISPYAKFSPLEISDYLFSTTERPAGIFAANLAYIIAQYEQRVHLLTEKIADARRRLSRREVENADFIKFVAIEDTLNEYQSSLEGISHVVAQLMENRRHLFKTRDLEALADIDLHIKQILVAISSSAHTISSIQNAYSTVANNTLNQRMKVLTAITILLAIPNVFYGMYGMNIALPFQGEPWAYPVITSFTVLLILLVMVIAKRIRLF, encoded by the coding sequence ATGGTGGTGGGTTATTTTGAGCGCAGATCACTGACCGAGAAGCTGACGCAAGTTAATCGAATGCATAAAAATGGCTGGATTCACTTGGGCGGCAGTTTTGATGCTGTTCGTGTATCTAAGGCTTTATCACTGTCTACGAATGTAGTGCGTGATGTGCTTGATATTCATGAACTTCCTCGAGCAGAATTCTCTGATGGTGTTGAATATGTCTTTACGCGCATGCCGTTTGGACGAACTGATTCTGGCAAAACGGTGCCATTTTTAATTGCGATTTCGGGCGGTCATTATATTACAATATCGCCGTATGCTAAATTCTCGCCTCTAGAAATTAGTGATTATTTATTTAGCACCACTGAGCGGCCAGCGGGGATTTTTGCTGCAAATCTAGCCTATATTATTGCCCAATATGAACAACGCGTACATTTGTTAACGGAGAAGATTGCTGATGCTCGGCGGCGTCTAAGTCGTCGCGAGGTGGAGAATGCTGATTTCATTAAATTTGTAGCAATTGAAGATACACTTAATGAGTATCAAAGCAGTCTGGAGGGAATATCTCATGTTGTTGCGCAGCTGATGGAGAATCGCCGTCATTTGTTTAAAACACGAGATTTAGAAGCGCTGGCGGATATTGATTTACATATCAAGCAGATTTTAGTAGCAATTAGCTCCAGCGCGCACACCATATCCAGTATTCAAAATGCCTATTCAACCGTGGCTAATAATACTTTGAATCAGCGAATGAAAGTTTTAACAGCTATTACTATTCTGCTGGCAATTCCGAATGTCTTTTATGGTATGTATGGAATGAATATTGCCTTGCCGTTTCAGGGGGAGCCTTGGGCATATCCAGTAATTACCAGTTTTACAGTGTTGTTGATTTTACTTGTTATGGTTATTGCCAAGCGAATTCGCTTATTCTAA
- a CDS encoding magnesium transporter CorA family protein, whose product MLQYLRSSSNDSVISAQEKLRAGSWVRCERPSEEEVAQLLTLGLDEDLISDALDPHEVPRIEFDNDWTYLIARLPDTDDDFNDFTTPILFCLNKDYLVTLSRDSLGRLWQPFIDKTRIRTDRQIELLVAMVEAISTQYQRRVATINRQMRAATDNIHTLRVNDIATLAEYERKLNDYLDALIPMNWAIERLLATQKLRLKEDDKEDVEDISIDLEQVIARCKSLLRTITNVRDSYRAVMDTRLNETIRLLTVITVALTIPMMIAGLYGMNVPVPGADNPVMFWIIAAISMALAVVVGYYFLRRR is encoded by the coding sequence ATGTTACAGTATCTTCGCTCGTCAAGTAACGACTCGGTGATTAGTGCGCAAGAAAAATTGCGTGCTGGCTCTTGGGTGCGTTGTGAGCGTCCGAGCGAGGAGGAGGTGGCTCAGCTATTGACGTTAGGTCTGGACGAGGATTTAATTAGTGATGCGCTTGATCCACACGAGGTGCCGCGTATTGAATTTGATAATGACTGGACGTATCTAATTGCCCGTCTACCAGATACAGATGATGATTTTAATGATTTTACTACGCCAATATTATTTTGTCTGAATAAAGATTATCTCGTGACATTATCGCGGGATAGCTTGGGGCGTTTATGGCAGCCGTTTATTGATAAGACGCGAATTAGAACTGATCGGCAAATTGAGCTTCTGGTTGCCATGGTTGAGGCAATTTCAACTCAATACCAGAGGCGGGTGGCAACGATTAACCGTCAAATGCGTGCTGCTACGGATAATATTCATACATTGAGAGTTAATGATATTGCGACGTTGGCCGAATACGAACGCAAATTGAACGATTATTTAGATGCTCTCATTCCGATGAACTGGGCAATTGAGCGCCTTTTGGCGACCCAAAAACTGCGTCTGAAGGAAGATGACAAGGAAGATGTTGAAGACATTTCGATTGATTTAGAGCAGGTAATTGCGCGATGTAAAAGTTTATTGAGGACTATTACAAATGTTCGCGATAGCTACCGAGCAGTGATGGACACGCGACTTAATGAGACGATTCGTCTTCTAACGGTAATTACGGTAGCTTTGACTATCCCGATGATGATTGCTGGTTTATACGGTATGAACGTACCAGTTCCAGGAGCTGATAATCCAGTGATGTTTTGGATTATTGCCGCAATTAGCATGGCTCTGGCCGTTGTTGTGGGATATTATTTCTTAAGGCGTAGGTAG